From a single Brassica oleracea var. oleracea cultivar TO1000 chromosome C5, BOL, whole genome shotgun sequence genomic region:
- the LOC106294018 gene encoding E3 ubiquitin-protein ligase RHA2A — MGLQGQLSDVSSDSLPLMLLSLLAVFLSRLRSFLLPPCDSASNLPLDDGSIIASGLANTIVLADQLSLNRLSSYRSAGEDGSDCVVCLSKLHEGEEVRKLECGHVFHKRCLEGWLHHLNFTCPLCRWALVADCCVSRTQRRVGRDLISCFSLH, encoded by the coding sequence ATGGGGCTACAAGGTCAGCTCAGCGACGTCTCTTCCGATTCACTCCCTCTCATGCTCCTCTCTCTCCTCGCCGTATTCCTCAGCCGTCTCCGCTCTTTCCTCCTCCCTCCCTGCGATTCCGCTTCTAATCTCCCCCTCGACGACGGCTCCATCATAGCCTCGGGACTCGCCAACACAATCGTCCTCGCCGATCAGCTGAGCCTGAACCGGCTCTCCTCGTACCGGAGCGCAGGCGAAGACGGTTCAGACTGCGTCGTGTGTCTGTCGAAGCTGCATGAAGGAGAGGAGGTGAGGAAGCTGGAGTGTGGACACGTGTTCCACAAGCGGTGCTTAGAGGGATGGCTTCACCATCTCAATTTCACGTGTCCTTTATGTAGATGGGCTTTGGTCGCTGATTGTTGCGTTTCCCGAACGCAGCGGCGCGTTGGGAGGGATTTGATCTCGTGCTTCTCTCTCCATTAA
- the LOC106292796 gene encoding CDP-diacylglycerol--serine O-phosphatidyltransferase 1, with product MEPNGYNRKERKREPFGRMNGNGGGDVDADLDPWTAWAYRPRTISLLLIGACFLIWASGALDPESTTSDDLVTSVKRGVWAMIAVFLAYSLLQAPSTVLIRPHPALWRLVHGMAVIYLVALTFLLFQRRDDARQFMKFLHPDLGIELPERSYGADCRLYVPDHPTNRFKNLYDTIFDEFFLAHIFGWWGKAILIRNQPLLWVLSIGFELLELTFRHMLPNFNECWWDSIVLDILICNWFGIWAGMYTVRYFDGKTYEWVGISRQPNIIGKVKRTLGQFTPAHWDKDEWHPLQGPWRFIQVLTLCIIFLTVELNTFFLKFSLWIPPRNPVILYRLILWWLIAIPTTREYNSYLQDRKPVKKVGSFCWLSLGICIVELLICIKFGTGLYPTEMPVWVVTLWGSVGLGLVAFLMGWTWKIQKTLERKRR from the exons ATGGAGCCCAATGGGTATAATAGGAAAGAAAGAAAGAGAGAACCTTTTGGGAGAATGAATGGTAATGGTGGTGGTGATGTTGACGCTGACCTTGATCCATGGACTGCATGGGCTTACAGGCCTCGCACTATCTCCCTTCTCCTCATTGGCGCTTGTTTCCTCAT TTGGGCTAGTGGCGCTCTTGATCCTGAGAGCACTACTTCTGATGATCTTGTCACTTCTGTCAAAAG GGGAGTGTGGGCTATGATTGCTGTCTTTCTTGCTTACTCTCTGCTTCAGGCACCTTCAAC GGTTCTTATCAGGCCTCACCCTGCACTCTGGCGCTTAGTCCATGGAATGGCCGTTATTTACTTAGTTGCACTTACTTTTTTGCTCTTCCAG AGACGCGACGATGCTAGGCAGTTCATGAAGTTTCTCCACCCTGACCTTGGAATTG AACTTCCTGAGAGATCATACGGTGCTGATTGCCGTCTTTATGTGCCTGATCACCCAACAAACAGGTTTAAAAATCTTTAT GACACTATATTTGACGAGTTTTTCTTGGCCCACATCTTTGGATGGTGGGGAAAAGCAATTTTGATAAGGAACCAGCCGCTTCTGTGGGTGCTTTCCATTGGTTTTGAGTTATTGGAG CTTACTTTTCGGCACATGTTACCAAATTTCAACGAGTGCTGGTGGGACAGTATTGTTCTTGATATCCTGATATGCAACTGGTTTG GGATATGGGCTGGAATGTATACAGTACGCTACTTTGATGGTAAAACATACGAGTGGGTTGGCATTAGCCGCCAGCCTAACATTATTGGCAAA GTTAAAAGGACATTGGGGCAGTTCACACCAGCCCATTGGGACAAAGACGAGTGGCACCCACTGCAAGGACCTTGGCGTTTTATTCAAGTGCTCACTCTTTGCATCATCTTCTTGACGGTTGAGCTGAACACATTCTTTCTCAAGTTCAGCCTGTGGATCCCTCCTCGAAACCCTGTGATTCTCTATAGGCTGATCTTGTGGTGGCTCATAGCGATTCCAACAACACGGGAGTACAATTCATATCTCCAAGACAG GAAACCTGTGAAAAAGGTTGGATCATTCTGTTGGCTGTCACTGGGGATATGCATTGTAGAACTTCTCATCTGCATCAAGTTTGGAACTG GATTGTACCCAACGGAAATGCCAGTGTGGGTAGTGACGCTTTGGGGAAGTGTGGGACTTGGGCTTGTGGCCTTCTTGATGGGTTGGACATGGAAGATTCAGAAGACACTCGAGAGAAAGAGACGCTAA
- the LOC106293178 gene encoding cytochrome b-c1 complex subunit 6-like — protein sequence MADEEVVDPKKYLEESCKPKCVKPLLEYQACVKRIQGDDSGHKHCTGQYFDYWHCIDKCVAPKLFAKLK from the exons AT GGCAGATGAGGAAGTTGTTGATCCAAAGAAGTACCTTGAGGAATCTTGCAAACCAAAATGTGTGAAGCCACTACTCGAATATCAG GCGTGTGTGAAGAGAATCCAAGGTGATGACTCTGGCCACAAGCATTGCACCGGGCAGTACTTCGACTACTGGCATTGCATTGACAAATGT GTTGCACCCAAGCTTTTTGCGAAACTGAAATGA
- the LOC106294987 gene encoding probable S-adenosylmethionine-dependent methyltransferase At5g38780 — MNGGDGPSSYARNSSYQRGAIDAAEALLRKEIQKRLDLTNHTFSTFTIADFGCSSGPNTLLAVDIIIQALLHKFRSSTANVKTPEFQVFFNDLSHTDFNALFALLPPQSQRPYFLAGVPGSFYGNLFPKASLNLAYSSCALCWLSDVPPELSDTTSPAYNGGRIHYTGASAEVAQAYSRQYKKDVKSFLVARSRELAEDGLMALIVPGVPDGFLDSQASTGSEFDLVGSCLMDMAREGRIKEEDVDSFNLPIYYTTPKELEEIIRSDGELKIEKMGTLDGVDAHDTMPDLESRVLYLRAVLERLIRTHFGHQILDELFDRYSLKLSQSSFFLYPQTHKSIMIFTFLTRLSYI; from the exons ATGAACGGTGGAGACGGTCCTTCTAGCTATGCTCGCAACTCCTCCTATCAG AGGGGAGCCATTGACGCTGCTGAAGCACTCCTTAGGAAGGAGATCCAGAAGCGTCTCGACCTCACCAACCATACATTCTCTACATTCACCATCGCTGACTTTGGATGTTCCTCTGGCCCCAACACCCTTCTTGCTGTAGACATCATCATTCAAGCTCTCCTCCACAAGTTCAGATCCTCTACGGCTAATGTTAAAACCCCTGAGTTTCAAGTCTTCTTCAACGACCTCTCGCACACTGATTTTAATGCACTCTTTGCTTTGCTCCCTCCTCAGAGTCAACGCCCCTACTTCTTGGCAG GGGTCCCTGGCTCTTTTTATGGAAACTTGTTTCCCAAGGCATCTCTCAACTTGGCCTATTCCTCTTGTGCTCTCTGTTGGCTCTCCGACGTGCCACCAGAGCTAAGTGACACAACCTCTCCTGCTTACAACGGAGGCAGGATTCATTACACAGGAGCATCAGCAGAGGTTGCACAGGCCTACTCTCGTCAGTACAAAAAGGATGTCAAGTCTTTCCTTGTTGCAAGATCACGGGAGCTCGCAGAAGACGGGCTGATGGCATTGATTGTGCCCGGTGTACCAGATGGGTTTCTCGATTCTCAGGCTTCAACGGGATCCGAGTTCGATCTCGTGGGCTCATGCCTCATGGACATGGCCAGAGAG GGACGAATCAAGGAGGAGGATGTAGACAGTTTCAACCTGCCTATCTATTACACAACTCCAAAGGAACTGGAAGAGATCATCAGAAGCGACGGGGAGCTCAAAATCGAGAAGATGGGGACACTGGATGGTGTGGACGCACACGACACCATGCCTGACCTTGAATCGAGGGTCCTGTACCTCAGAGCGGTCCTGGAACGTCTCATTCGCACCCACTTTGGCCACCAAATCCTTGACGAGCTGTTTGACCGCTACTCTCTCAAACTTTCTCAGTCCTCTTTCTTCCTCTATCCTCAAACCCACAAATCCATCATGATCTTTACCTTTCTCACTCGCCTTAGTTACATTTGA